The nucleotide window CTAAAATTCTTTGCAGTATGTTGAAAATACTCTGGCTGAGGATGATCTAGCCGAATAGCATCGATAATTCCTCTATCAAAAAAGGTAAATTTTTCTGATTCTTTCTGTGAATTGAATTGGAACAGATAACGTGATAAAGCAAGTTCTAAAAACTTATTAAGATTGATCCATGGTAAAGCATCACCTTCAATTGCTATTTGCTCTTTGACTATTTGCCGCCCTGGTTCAGGAACAACTGAATAGCCTCTACTTGCGAGTTCAGACAAAAGTGTAGATTTCCCCCCTCCAGAACACCCTGAGATAACCACATAATTATTTCTGGTAATAGGAAAACTTGTGTCATTTAGATAATTATTCTCTAAAATCTGAGCAGAAATATTTGCATTCATCAACAAGGATCCTAATAAAATTAACGTATATATTTTCATCTAAACCTCTTTTGGTTCCAAGATGAATGTAAAGAATCTTCGTAAATCATCCACAACTTTTTCCAATGGTACAAGCTCATGTGAAATAGCCTTTAAAAAAGCATTCCATTTGTGTTTTTTGACTGAATTATTATAGAAAGACTCCAAGAAGGCAATTGGAGGTGCTTCAA belongs to Chlamydiales bacterium STE3 and includes:
- a CDS encoding Uncharacterized protein (Product derived from UniProtKB/Trembl:A0NSS0) gives rise to the protein MKIYTLILLGSLLMNANISAQILENNYLNDTSFPITRNNYVVISGCSGGGKSTLLSELASRGYSVVPEPGRQIVKEQIAIEGDALPWINLNKFLELALSRYLFQFNSQKESEKFTFFDRGIIDAIRLDHPQPEYFQHTAKNFRYNRLVFLVPPWEEIFANDGERKHDFESAKKEFNELLIKYKKWGYETVLIPKASVKERVDFILNKLGVLI